A region of Trachemys scripta elegans isolate TJP31775 chromosome 24, CAS_Tse_1.0, whole genome shotgun sequence DNA encodes the following proteins:
- the LOC117869853 gene encoding SLAM family member 8-like has protein sequence MEVRRPSVPLLLLTLISFLAGIVISQVLTPHRPVNGILGGSVVLSVDLSPGRKVKEIEWNFHAGSGVTLLLAEFKGGKFERPDPNDRFQQRLERYNETSLRIRALELNDSGIYKVRITIVPATVEELAFLLTVYEPVPMPEIKSHSLSSPAAGCNVTLQCQVSGREEVNVSWSRGNPPRDLGDPKRYQLSPDGRTLHLSLQPNLPDSTFTCTASNPVDQKNISLDLQSICQSGGAAPSPCHWKAIVVTLFLGMQIGAIVLVNLLPRKTLECWRLGSAVPTVPEEEECLSEPHYAEIKRRSPPEGDDQDPGFPSERTPITTIYDQIRVVPAGPSEQVT, from the exons ATGGAGGTGAGACGCCCCTCTGTCCCCTTACTGCTCCTGACGCTGATCAGTTTCTTGGCAG gCATCGTAATTAGCCAAGTACTGACTCCGCACCGCCCGGTGAATGGGATTCTGGGAGGATCGGTCGTGCTGTCTGTGGATCTATCCCCCGGGAGAAAGGTGAAAGAAATCGAATGGAACTTTCATGCTGGGTCAGGTGTGACGCTCCTGCTGGCTGAGTTCAAAGGGGGGAAGTTTGAGCGACCCGATCCCAACGACAGATTTCAGCAGAGACTAGAAAGGTACAACGAGACCTCGCTGAGGATCAGGGCTCTGGAGCTAAATGATAGTGGAATTTATAAGGTCCGGATTACGATAGTACCAGCAACTGTGGAGGAACTGGCCTTTCTCCTGACCGTCTATG AGCCGGTGCCAATGCCAGAGATAAAGAGTCACTCGCTCTCCAGCCCGGCAGCTGGGTGCAATGTCACTCTGCAGTGTCAGGTGTCTGGCAGGGAAGAGGTTAACGTCTCCTGGAGTAGAGGGAACCCACCCCGAGACCTGGGCGATCCCAAGCGGTACCAGCTCAGCCCAGACGGCAGAACCCTTCACCTGTCTCTGCAGCCCAACCTCCCGGACTCTACCTTCACCTGCACGGCCAGCAACCCCGTGGACCAGAAAAACATCTCTCTTGACCTGCAGAGCATCTGCCAAAGCGGTG GAGCGGCTCCCAGTCCTTGCCATTGGAAAGCCATTGTTGTGACACTGTTCCTGGGAATGCAGATTGGTGCCATTGTCCTTGTGAACCTGCTGCCCAGAAAAACGCTGGAATGCTGGCGGCTGGGCT CTGCTGTCCCCACGGTcccagaggaggaggaatgtcTTTCAGAGCCCCACTATGCTGAGATCAAGAGGAGGAGTCCTCCGGAGGGGGACGACCAG
- the LOC117869590 gene encoding SLAM family member 8-like: MEVASKKPSLPFLLVMLISVSPDIVVAQAPTPRRQVNGTLGGSVVLSVDLSPGRKVKEIEWSFRAGSGVTIQLAEFSGGKFERPDPNDRFKQRLERYNETSLRIRALELGDSGVYEARIKIVPATVEEQTFLLAVYEPVPQPRIRSHLLTSTLEGCNVTLHCQGSGKGNVSISWGRGNPVQELDPGRHQLSPDGRILQLSLQPSSLNATYTCTVSNPVDQKIVAFDLQSICRSGDADASFSKPGYIVLTFFLLVLSLGTAVWCWRMNNEKSADPAATPTGPVEESPSDPQYAEIMRSPPEGNDQALRHLENNTERSPQKEPLITTIYDKVHRTPENTAEEVT; the protein is encoded by the exons ATATCGTGGTCGCCCAAGCACCGACACCGCGCCGCCAGGTGAATGGGACTCTGGGAGGATCAGTTGTGCTGTCAGTGGATCTATCCCCCGGGAGAAAGGTGAAAGAAATCGAATGGAGCTTTCGTGCTGGGTCAGGTGTGACGATTCAGCTGGCTGAGTTCAGTGGGGGGAAGTTTGAGCGACCCGATCCCAACGACAGATTTAAGCAGAGGCTAGAAAGGTACAACGAGACCTCACTGAGGATCAGGGCTCTGGAGCTGGGCGATAGCGGAGTTTATGAGGCCCGGATTAAGATAGTACCAGCAACGGTGGAGGAACAGACCTTTCTCCTCGCGGTCTATG AGCCAGTGCCACAGCCCCGGATCCGGAGTCATCTGCTCACCAGCACGCTGGAGGGGTGCAACGTCACGCTGCACTGCCAGGGCTCGGGGAAGGGAAATGTGAGCATCTCCTGGGGCAGAGGGAACCCGGTCCAAGAGCTGGATCCCGGTCGGCACCAGCTCTCCCCTGATGGCAGGATACTGCAGCTGTCTCTGCAGCCCAGCTCCCTGAATGCCACCTACACCTGCACGGTCAGCAACCCTGTGGATCAGAAGATCGTCGCCTTCGACCTGCAGAGCATCTGCCGCAGTGGAG ATGCAGACGCGTCCTTCTCGAAGCCGGGGTACATTGTGCTGACTTTCTTCCTGTTAGTGCTAAGCCTTGGGACTGCCGTCTGGTGTTGGCGGATGAACAACGAGAAGTCGGCTGACCCAG CTGCCACCCCCACGGGCCCCGTGGAAGAAAGTCCGTCCGACCCGCAGTACGCTGAGATCATGAGGAGTCCCCCCGAAGGAAATGACCAG GCCCTACGTCACCTGGAAAATAACACGGAGCGGAGCCCACAGAAAGAGCCTCTAATCACCACCATCTACGACAAGGTCCACAGGACTCCCGAGAATACAGCCGAGGAGGTCACATAG